A window of candidate division WOR-3 bacterium genomic DNA:
AAGGGGCAAAAATTGGGAGATTGGTTTTTATCGGCGCCGGGGTGATTGGGGTAAACGATAGAAAAATGGTTTTTAGAAGAAAAGAATTTAAGCCCGAACCTTTTGAAATAAGGGATTATGCAAGAATCGGTTCGGGGGCAATTATACTGTCCGGAGTTGTTATTGGAGAGAATGCTCTTGTGGGAGCTGGAGCGATAGTAACAAAAAATGTGCCTGCGGGTAAGATTGCAATAGGAATCCCTGCAAGAATTATCGGGGATGTATTGAAAGAAGAATGGATTTCGTAGAGGTTTTTAACAAATTTAGAAAAGAATACGACCGCATGAGTTTTGATGAGCTGAAATCATTCTATAATTTTCTTTATTCTTATTTCCCCATGCAAAGGCATTTTAACTTTGACAGAGTTTTAATGTTTTTCAATTTCTGCTCTTCATCGTTAAGAAAACTGATTGTCTTTGAATTGGGGGGTTGGGACGGAGAGCTTGCCTGCAAAATGATTGCAATGATCCCCGAGATTGTAAGATGGGACAATTATGAGATATGCGATAATGCCTTAAAATATTCAAACCACAAAGATTCAAAATATTATCCCATTGACCTGAACAAACCAATTCAGGAATATGAGTTTGAAGGGGAATATAACGTTGGCATTTTCAGCCATGTGCTTGAGCACATGAAGTATCATGAGATTGAGAAGCTGTTTAATAAATTAAACTTGCGGTATATCTATATTGATTGTCCATTTTCATCTGATTGGAATAATTATTATTGGACTCATATTTTAGAGAAGAGGCCAGATGAAATATTAATAAATCGAGGATATACAAAATTTTTTATGGATGGTGATATTTCATTCTGGAAAAAATGAAGATCCATTGGGCGACAGATTACATGGGCATCGGCAATAGTTATGGGTATAGCATTCATAATAGGATTATGAAGAAAGAGATTTCTAAATATGTAGAATTTGATGAAAATGCGAAGATATCTTTGGCCATACTTCAGGCATACAATTATGAAAGAGTCCCCGATAAATTTAATGTTCTTTTCACCATGTGGGAAACTGAGGATTTGCCTCGAAATTATGTCGAAGGATTAAAGCAGGCGGATTTTATTATTGTGCCATGTGAACACAATAAAAGGCTTCATCAAAAATATGTTGATAAGCCGATAGAGGTTTGCCAGGAAGGGTGCGATACAGAGATATTCAAATATAAGAAGAGAGAATTTCCGCAGAATGGAAAGCCATTTCGGTTCCTGTGGGTTGGCGCTCCAAATCCACGCAAAGGATATGAAGAGATGGCTTTTATTTGCCAGATGGTTAAAGATGTGCCGGGGATCGAGATATACCTCAAAACCACGATGACAGATCGATTTGAAGTAAGGGGCAATGTGATTTTTGATTCAAGAAATATAAGCATAGAAGAAATGGTGAATCTCTATCATTCAGCAAATTGTTTTGTTTTGCCTTCCCGGGGCGAGGGTTGGGGGCTTACCCTCGTGGAGGCAATGTCAACGGGATTGCCATGTATTGCACCCAGGCATACGGGGATTGCAGATTTTTTTGATGATTATGTGGGTTATACCGTGAAATGGGAATTAAAAGAGATTGATTTGCCACACTATAATTTAAAAACTTCATGCCCCTTCCCCGATCCTTTCGATATTTTTCACCGCATGGTTTATGTGGTCAAGAATTATAAAGAAGCACTGCAGAAGGGGAAAAAGGCTTCTGAAAGAGTGAGAAATAAATTTACATGGGAGAAGGCGGGTTTGAGGCTTTATGAAATTTTAAAAGAAGTAGAGAGGAAATATATTAATTAAAGGAGTAATTTATGGCCATTGATTATATCACTTTAAAAAATGAATTTGTAAATGACCCCAGAGGATACGGATATACAATTTATTGGGAAAACGGGCAGGACTGGAAACTTGCAGAATTGATTAATGAAGTTAGAAATAATATTAAAATAGACCGTGAGCTTGTAAATGCCTATGAGGTTTTTGAATGCATTGTTCCAGAAGAGTGGGCAGCACTTACGACCCAGGAGAAGGAGCGGATAAGACTCATATTAGCAATGGGGCAGGTTAATTTGAAAGGAGCAAATACAAGGGCTGCCTTTCAAGCTGCTTTTGGAACCGGAACGACAACAAGGGCAAATCTTATTAATTTATT
This region includes:
- a CDS encoding acyltransferase — encoded protein: MKKYLMPNSPIHESVKFGENVRLGYYVVIEEGCEIGDNCFIGNFVMMRPYTKIGNNCVIGHGCVFEGWSEIGEGTHIMPQCHITKGAKIGRLVFIGAGVIGVNDRKMVFRRKEFKPEPFEIRDYARIGSGAIILSGVVIGENALVGAGAIVTKNVPAGKIAIGIPARIIGDVLKEEWIS
- a CDS encoding glycosyltransferase — its product is MKKEISKYVEFDENAKISLAILQAYNYERVPDKFNVLFTMWETEDLPRNYVEGLKQADFIIVPCEHNKRLHQKYVDKPIEVCQEGCDTEIFKYKKREFPQNGKPFRFLWVGAPNPRKGYEEMAFICQMVKDVPGIEIYLKTTMTDRFEVRGNVIFDSRNISIEEMVNLYHSANCFVLPSRGEGWGLTLVEAMSTGLPCIAPRHTGIADFFDDYVGYTVKWELKEIDLPHYNLKTSCPFPDPFDIFHRMVYVVKNYKEALQKGKKASERVRNKFTWEKAGLRLYEILKEVERKYIN